A window of Pseudodesulfovibrio hydrargyri contains these coding sequences:
- a CDS encoding tetratricopeptide repeat protein, with translation MQLGIRILFVIVMSTMLFGLCQSATSAPHTPRTIHEEIQLLKNEDIALSCKIATLKTDSSADSRILSMQIQILESHAVWTAAIVSTILALLSILGFKHIKALMTKRIESQLDESVRNAEFYFLNKLSAMEQDVSILKNKAEQDIIWLKKRALEESANIKKGNASSPEILEEYSERIANVKDKDSMTAEDWYLIGRAHQLKNNFAEAVAAYDNALKIDSNFKEVLLERGNCKADLGDQAGAIDDYSLLIKQEPGYAWAYNNRGIIYLTKSEYDLAIKDFQKALEICPDLTQAEINLAESYLIKGCPEKAISTLLDMNLKSANSMYIDQANYIKWLAESKIGTDRDQLITHLSSLASASFINWDFTIIDAWLEETDIPSQTKEDIRKNQIRLSSDRQTK, from the coding sequence ATGCAACTTGGTATTCGAATATTATTCGTGATAGTTATGTCAACAATGCTTTTTGGGCTTTGCCAATCTGCCACATCCGCGCCTCATACCCCCCGAACAATTCATGAAGAAATTCAGTTGTTAAAAAATGAAGACATAGCTTTATCATGCAAGATTGCTACTCTTAAAACTGACTCATCTGCTGATAGCAGAATTTTATCAATGCAAATTCAAATTCTTGAATCTCATGCTGTCTGGACTGCAGCAATCGTATCTACTATTCTTGCGCTTTTAAGCATCCTAGGATTCAAACATATTAAAGCTTTAATGACAAAAAGGATCGAATCACAACTGGATGAGAGTGTCCGTAATGCTGAATTTTATTTTCTCAACAAATTATCTGCAATGGAACAAGATGTTTCAATACTAAAGAATAAAGCAGAACAAGATATTATTTGGCTCAAAAAAAGAGCGCTTGAAGAGTCTGCAAACATCAAAAAAGGCAACGCCAGCTCACCGGAAATATTAGAAGAATACAGCGAGCGCATAGCGAATGTCAAAGACAAAGATTCAATGACTGCTGAAGATTGGTACTTGATTGGTAGAGCTCATCAATTAAAAAACAACTTCGCTGAGGCAGTCGCAGCTTATGACAATGCTCTTAAAATTGATAGTAATTTCAAAGAAGTTCTGCTCGAAAGAGGCAATTGCAAAGCAGATTTAGGAGATCAAGCCGGAGCCATTGATGATTATTCCCTCTTGATTAAACAAGAACCAGGTTACGCTTGGGCATACAATAATCGTGGTATTATTTATTTGACCAAAAGTGAGTACGACTTGGCAATCAAAGACTTTCAGAAAGCGCTAGAAATATGCCCCGACCTTACCCAAGCAGAAATCAACTTAGCTGAATCATATTTAATAAAAGGTTGCCCAGAAAAAGCGATTTCGACCCTATTAGATATGAACTTAAAGTCAGCTAATTCTATGTACATTGATCAGGCGAATTATATAAAATGGTTGGCCGAATCAAAGATCGGAACAGACCGCGATCAGCTGATTACTCACCTCTCTAGCCTCGCGTCTGCTTCGTTTATTAATTGGGATTTTACCATTATTGATGCTTGGCTTGAAGAAACCGATATCCCTTCCCAGACAAAAGAAGACATAAGAAAAAATCAAATTCGTTTAAGTTCCGACCGTCAAACCAAATAA
- the rpsB gene encoding 30S ribosomal protein S2, with protein MAYVTMKQMLETGVHFGHQTRRWNPKMRPYIFGARNGIHIMDLQQTVKMFATAHDFIVDTVAKGGKVLFIGTKRQAQESVKAEAERAGMFFVTHRWMGGTLTNFQTIKKSIDRLKTLEQMFEDGSISRYTKKEAVGMNREVKKLNLALGGIKDMNDAPKAAFVIDPKREQIAIQECRKLGIPVVAVVDSNCDPDLVDYIIPGNDDAIRAIKLFATHMADACLEGAAMQKDYEANARAEAKAAAAAKEEAAPVAETETEEKAEAPAEAASEE; from the coding sequence ATGGCTTACGTTACTATGAAGCAGATGCTGGAGACCGGCGTCCACTTCGGCCACCAGACCCGCCGTTGGAACCCCAAAATGCGCCCCTACATCTTCGGCGCCCGCAACGGCATCCACATCATGGACCTGCAGCAGACCGTCAAGATGTTTGCCACCGCCCATGACTTCATCGTCGACACCGTGGCCAAGGGCGGCAAGGTGCTGTTCATCGGCACCAAGCGCCAGGCCCAGGAGTCCGTCAAGGCCGAGGCCGAGCGCGCCGGCATGTTCTTCGTCACCCATCGCTGGATGGGCGGCACCCTGACCAACTTCCAGACCATCAAGAAGTCCATCGACCGCCTCAAGACCCTCGAGCAGATGTTCGAGGACGGTTCCATCTCCCGCTACACCAAGAAGGAAGCCGTGGGCATGAACCGCGAGGTCAAGAAGCTGAACCTGGCGCTCGGCGGCATCAAGGACATGAACGACGCCCCCAAGGCCGCCTTCGTCATCGATCCCAAGCGCGAGCAGATCGCCATTCAGGAATGCCGCAAGCTCGGCATCCCGGTCGTGGCCGTGGTCGACTCCAACTGCGACCCGGACCTGGTCGACTACATCATCCCGGGCAACGATGACGCCATCCGCGCCATCAAGCTGTTCGCCACCCACATGGCCGACGCCTGCCTCGAGGGCGCCGCCATGCAGAAAGACTACGAGGCCAACGCCAGGGCCGAAGCCAAGGCCGCTGCCGCCGCCAAGGAAGAAGCCGCCCCCGTTGCGGAAACCGAAACCGAAGAGAAGGCCGAGGCTCCCGCCGAAGCCGCTTCCGAGGAGTAG
- a CDS encoding SPL family radical SAM protein, producing MTKLPSHLRKIGQVFVDESMTGTPIARRVRERLAEGGRADIPWTVIPPDQDRVVFDQGDTQAIYLKEYKGRFLRFCPGTRAYHCCGYRIIHIGENCPMACSYCILQAYFQDRVLKVWANQDDLFRELADGFGADRNTRYRVGTGEFTDSLALEHLTGYSRDLVHFLEDYDNVVLELKSKVVDLSWMDGTTRTDRVLPAWSLNAPFINEHEEFGVSTLTQRLEAARTCAEAGFKVCLHFDPIIRFDGWRDGYAEIIDRIFDYVKPEQIAYMSLGSFRCMPQLNPIIEDKFPETTYIYNEFVPGLDGKARLLRPLRVEQFRFMVDRLRAHGMEEQLYFCMESTEVWKEVFGYAPKDFGGLGKRLMGRGFGDIGILSKI from the coding sequence ATGACTAAGCTGCCCAGCCATCTGCGCAAGATCGGCCAGGTGTTCGTGGACGAGTCCATGACCGGCACGCCCATCGCCCGCCGGGTCCGCGAGCGGCTGGCCGAGGGCGGCCGGGCGGACATCCCGTGGACCGTGATCCCGCCCGACCAGGACCGCGTGGTCTTTGACCAGGGCGATACCCAGGCCATATACCTCAAGGAATACAAGGGGCGCTTTCTGCGCTTCTGCCCCGGCACCCGCGCCTACCACTGCTGCGGTTACCGGATCATCCACATCGGCGAGAACTGTCCCATGGCCTGCTCCTACTGCATCCTCCAGGCCTATTTCCAGGACCGGGTGCTCAAGGTCTGGGCCAACCAGGACGACCTGTTCCGCGAACTGGCCGACGGCTTCGGCGCGGACCGGAACACCCGCTACCGGGTCGGCACCGGCGAGTTCACCGACTCCCTGGCCCTGGAGCACCTGACCGGCTACAGCCGCGACCTGGTCCATTTCCTGGAGGACTACGACAACGTGGTCCTGGAGCTGAAGTCCAAGGTGGTGGACCTGTCCTGGATGGACGGGACCACGCGCACGGACCGCGTCCTGCCCGCCTGGTCCCTGAACGCCCCGTTCATCAACGAACACGAGGAGTTCGGCGTATCCACCCTGACGCAGCGGCTGGAAGCGGCCCGGACCTGCGCCGAGGCGGGCTTCAAGGTCTGCCTGCATTTCGACCCGATCATCCGCTTCGACGGCTGGCGCGATGGCTACGCCGAGATCATCGACCGCATCTTCGACTATGTGAAGCCGGAGCAGATCGCCTACATGTCGCTGGGCTCCTTCCGCTGCATGCCCCAGCTCAACCCGATCATCGAGGACAAGTTCCCGGAGACCACGTACATATATAATGAATTCGTCCCCGGCCTGGACGGCAAGGCCCGCCTGCTCCGCCCCCTGCGCGTGGAGCAGTTCCGGTTCATGGTCGACCGCCTCCGCGCCCACGGCATGGAGGAGCAACTCTACTTCTGCATGGAATCCACCGAGGTCTGGAAAGAGGTCTTCGGCTACGCGCCCAAGGACTTCGGCGGGCTGGGCAAGCGGCTGATGGGACGGGGATTTGGAGATATTGGCATTTTATCAAAAATATGA
- the tsf gene encoding translation elongation factor Ts, which produces MSITAAQVKALREKTGAGMMDCKKALAESGGDEEKAVMYLREKGLSKAAKKAGRATSEGLVTPYVSEDGKTAVIAELLCETDFVAKGDDFVAFAEALSKKIADLDVTSGDAEALPAEVADVTDLIAKLGENMGVGRFAKVSTDGVLGVYIHSNNKLGVIVELTGTDDVEVAKDVAMHVAAMNPACISPEELPAEILEKEKALYLKQAMDEGKPEAIAEKIVTGRLNKFYKDVCLIEQAFIKDDKQTIKQILKGGTVASFHRLALGEKAE; this is translated from the coding sequence ATGTCGATCACCGCCGCACAAGTTAAGGCCCTGCGCGAGAAAACCGGCGCGGGCATGATGGATTGCAAAAAGGCCCTGGCCGAGTCCGGAGGGGACGAGGAAAAGGCCGTCATGTACCTTCGCGAGAAGGGGCTGTCCAAGGCCGCCAAGAAGGCCGGACGCGCCACCTCCGAAGGTCTGGTCACCCCCTACGTCTCCGAGGACGGCAAGACCGCCGTCATCGCCGAGCTGCTCTGCGAGACCGACTTCGTGGCCAAGGGCGACGACTTCGTGGCCTTTGCCGAGGCCCTGTCCAAGAAGATCGCCGACCTGGACGTGACCTCCGGCGACGCCGAAGCCCTGCCCGCCGAGGTGGCCGACGTCACCGACCTGATCGCCAAGCTGGGCGAGAACATGGGCGTGGGCCGCTTCGCCAAGGTCTCCACCGACGGCGTGCTGGGCGTGTACATCCACTCCAACAACAAGCTGGGCGTCATCGTCGAACTGACCGGCACCGACGACGTGGAGGTCGCCAAGGACGTGGCCATGCACGTGGCCGCCATGAACCCGGCGTGCATCTCCCCCGAGGAGCTCCCGGCCGAGATCCTGGAAAAGGAAAAGGCCCTGTATCTCAAGCAGGCCATGGACGAGGGCAAGCCCGAAGCCATCGCCGAAAAGATCGTTACCGGCCGCCTGAACAAGTTCTACAAGGACGTCTGCCTGATCGAACAAGCCTTCATCAAGGACGACAAGCAGACCATCAAGCAGATCCTCAAGGGCGGCACCGTGGCCAGCTTCCACCGCTTGGCGCTCGGTGAAAAGGCCGAGTAA
- a CDS encoding lysophospholipid acyltransferase family protein, with protein sequence MLRRLFFTILLVPVTIWYSLKMLKVDPETSTPEEYDRWGLAWGAAAVKLSGVKIEADMGDVDPKGHYVFIGNHQSNLDIPVLFYLLKGNRIRFVAKKSLFEIPLYGKALGHAGHICIDRGNRRAAMQSLNDAVETAKAGISPLIFPEGTRNLDLSKLMDFKIGAMILALKAGLPVVPFVMTNTGRVMGKGDFFIDNRPVVRFKALPVIDPAQYTLKERERFKDDLYDMMNAAYQELLAKG encoded by the coding sequence ATGCTCCGAAGACTGTTTTTCACCATCCTGCTTGTTCCCGTAACCATCTGGTATTCTCTGAAGATGCTCAAGGTGGACCCCGAGACGTCCACACCCGAGGAATACGACCGCTGGGGGTTGGCCTGGGGGGCGGCCGCCGTGAAGCTGTCCGGCGTCAAGATCGAGGCGGACATGGGCGACGTGGACCCGAAAGGGCACTACGTGTTCATCGGCAACCACCAGTCCAACCTGGACATCCCCGTGCTCTTCTACCTGCTCAAGGGCAACCGCATCCGCTTCGTGGCCAAGAAGTCCCTGTTCGAGATTCCCCTCTACGGCAAGGCGCTCGGCCATGCCGGGCACATCTGCATCGACAGGGGGAACCGCCGCGCGGCCATGCAATCCCTGAACGACGCCGTGGAGACCGCCAAGGCGGGCATATCGCCGCTCATTTTCCCGGAGGGCACGCGCAACCTCGACCTGAGCAAGCTGATGGACTTCAAGATCGGGGCCATGATCCTGGCCCTCAAGGCCGGTCTGCCCGTGGTTCCGTTCGTCATGACCAACACCGGGCGGGTCATGGGCAAGGGCGACTTCTTCATCGACAATCGGCCCGTGGTCCGGTTCAAGGCGCTGCCGGTCATCGACCCGGCGCAATACACCCTCAAGGAGCGTGAGCGGTTCAAGGATGACCTGTACGACATGATGAACGCGGCGTACCAGGAACTGCTGGCAAAGGGGTAG
- a CDS encoding radical SAM protein, producing the protein MEVMTAIREQGDVLRHASPIPFHPCLNDEAHGQVARIHLPVAPRCNLACAYCERILSDDPDLPGPGTASVVMTPGAAALRALAFLNEYGGDSIVGIAGPGDPLANEETFECLERVRRQAPGAALCLCTNGLALPRSMDRLVAVGVNTLTVTVNGVTPETVAQVQPRILEGGIWIKETEAARILIDRQREGIARAAEAGMVVKVNMVVIPEINMHEAEAVSGMAARLGAKVFNPMPLIPRNGLKHFCRPTGRDMAEVRRRCGKELYVFTKCKQCRADAAGIPGKEHYGCRMIKNG; encoded by the coding sequence ATGGAAGTCATGACAGCGATTCGGGAACAGGGGGATGTGTTGCGTCATGCTTCGCCCATCCCCTTTCATCCGTGCCTGAACGACGAGGCCCACGGCCAGGTGGCCAGAATCCACCTGCCCGTCGCCCCGCGCTGCAACCTGGCCTGCGCCTATTGCGAACGCATCCTGTCCGACGACCCGGACCTGCCCGGACCGGGCACGGCCTCGGTGGTCATGACGCCCGGCGCCGCCGCGCTCAGGGCCCTGGCCTTTCTGAATGAATACGGCGGCGACTCCATCGTGGGCATCGCCGGGCCGGGCGACCCGTTGGCCAATGAAGAGACCTTCGAATGCCTGGAACGAGTCAGGCGGCAGGCCCCCGGGGCCGCCTTGTGCCTGTGCACCAATGGCCTGGCCCTGCCGCGAAGCATGGATCGGCTGGTCGCGGTCGGGGTCAACACCCTGACGGTCACCGTGAACGGCGTGACCCCGGAGACCGTGGCCCAGGTGCAACCGCGCATCCTTGAGGGCGGTATCTGGATCAAGGAAACGGAAGCGGCGCGGATCCTCATCGACCGCCAGCGCGAGGGCATTGCCCGGGCCGCCGAGGCGGGCATGGTGGTCAAGGTCAACATGGTCGTCATTCCGGAAATCAACATGCACGAGGCCGAGGCAGTGTCCGGCATGGCCGCGCGGCTCGGGGCCAAGGTATTCAACCCCATGCCCCTCATTCCACGCAACGGGCTGAAACATTTTTGCCGACCCACGGGCCGGGACATGGCCGAGGTTAGGCGTCGATGCGGCAAGGAACTCTACGTTTTCACCAAATGCAAACAGTGTCGGGCGGACGCTGCGGGAATCCCCGGTAAGGAGCATTACGGATGTCGGATGATAAAAAACGGTTGA
- a CDS encoding elongation factor G, with protein MPDLKTQRTYALVGHGGSGKTTVAEMLLFNSGVVNRLGKVEEGSTVLDFEPEEIKRRGSIQPGFASFKWNKNDHFLIDTPGDSNFAGDLSYSLTAADGVVMVIDAVDGVKPLTRKIWAQVQEMGLPSMIVINKMDRDRADFDLAFNGISDALGARPALLYYPIGSKEDFKGVVDMLSGKALIFGADGAVTEGDIPGDIADEVETIRETMIENIAESDEELMEKYFEEGELAPEDITKGLQAGVASGELVPVVVSAALNCQGGRMILDTVQSLLPGPLDHKPWQGEDGSELTSSPDEALACFVFKTQADPFAGQLTVVRVLAGQLSPDSQLVNTANGEKERVGQLLLMNGKEQAPVKTPMGPGAIVTLAKLKNTHTGDTLVEKGEFKLAKPELAPQLITFALAPEEKGDEDKVYAAVAKLLEEDITLTLGRDEESADILLSGMGQNHIEISVEKAKRRYKTAILLKTPKVPYRETFKTGAKEIQGRHKKQSGGRGQFGDCWIHVAPKGSGEGYEFVDQIVGGSIPRQFIPAVDKGIQETAARGVLAGYPVIDFQVTLYDGSYHNVDSSEMAFKVAGSLAFKKACEKAKMALLEPIMLVTVAVPDSFMGDVIGDLSSRRGKVLGSDSQAGITEVKAHVPMAEMLRYAPDLNSMTGGQGTFFMEFAAYEECPPQETEKVIAANKKHDEE; from the coding sequence ATGCCTGACCTCAAGACCCAAAGAACGTATGCACTCGTCGGTCACGGCGGTAGCGGCAAAACCACCGTCGCCGAGATGCTGCTTTTCAACTCGGGAGTTGTAAACCGCCTCGGCAAGGTCGAAGAAGGGAGCACCGTTCTCGACTTTGAGCCCGAGGAAATCAAGCGTCGCGGTTCGATCCAGCCCGGTTTCGCCAGCTTCAAATGGAACAAGAACGACCACTTTCTCATCGACACCCCCGGCGACTCCAACTTCGCCGGTGATCTTTCCTACTCCCTGACCGCCGCCGACGGCGTGGTCATGGTCATCGACGCCGTGGACGGCGTCAAGCCGCTGACCCGCAAGATCTGGGCCCAGGTCCAGGAGATGGGTCTTCCCTCCATGATCGTCATCAACAAGATGGACCGCGACCGGGCCGACTTCGACCTGGCCTTCAACGGCATTTCCGATGCCCTGGGCGCGCGTCCGGCCCTGCTCTACTACCCCATCGGGTCCAAGGAGGACTTCAAGGGCGTGGTGGACATGCTCTCCGGCAAGGCGCTGATCTTCGGCGCGGACGGCGCGGTCACCGAGGGGGACATCCCCGGCGACATCGCCGATGAGGTCGAGACCATCCGCGAGACCATGATCGAGAACATCGCCGAATCCGACGAAGAGCTCATGGAGAAATATTTCGAGGAGGGCGAACTGGCCCCCGAGGACATCACCAAGGGCCTCCAGGCTGGCGTCGCTTCCGGCGAACTCGTGCCTGTGGTGGTCTCCGCCGCGCTCAACTGCCAGGGCGGCCGAATGATCCTGGACACCGTGCAGAGCCTGCTGCCCGGCCCGCTGGACCACAAGCCGTGGCAGGGCGAGGACGGCTCCGAACTGACCAGTTCCCCGGACGAGGCCCTGGCCTGCTTCGTCTTCAAGACCCAGGCCGACCCGTTCGCGGGACAGTTGACCGTGGTTCGCGTCCTGGCGGGCCAGCTCTCCCCCGATTCCCAGTTGGTCAATACCGCAAACGGCGAAAAGGAACGCGTGGGTCAGCTCCTGCTCATGAACGGCAAGGAGCAGGCCCCGGTCAAGACCCCCATGGGCCCGGGCGCCATCGTCACCCTGGCCAAGCTCAAGAACACCCACACCGGCGACACCCTGGTGGAGAAGGGCGAGTTCAAGCTGGCCAAGCCCGAACTGGCCCCGCAGCTGATCACCTTCGCCCTGGCTCCCGAGGAAAAGGGCGACGAGGACAAGGTCTACGCCGCCGTGGCCAAGCTGCTCGAGGAGGACATCACCCTGACGTTGGGGCGCGACGAGGAGTCCGCCGACATCCTGCTCTCGGGCATGGGCCAGAACCACATCGAGATCTCGGTCGAGAAGGCCAAGCGCCGCTACAAGACCGCCATCCTGCTCAAGACCCCCAAGGTCCCGTACCGCGAGACCTTCAAGACCGGGGCCAAGGAAATCCAGGGCCGCCACAAGAAACAATCCGGCGGGCGCGGCCAGTTCGGCGACTGCTGGATCCACGTGGCCCCCAAGGGCTCGGGTGAAGGCTACGAGTTCGTGGACCAGATCGTGGGCGGCTCCATCCCGCGCCAGTTCATCCCGGCCGTGGACAAGGGCATCCAGGAGACCGCCGCGCGCGGCGTGCTCGCGGGCTACCCGGTCATCGACTTCCAGGTGACCCTGTACGACGGCAGCTACCACAACGTGGACTCCTCGGAAATGGCCTTCAAGGTGGCCGGTTCCCTGGCCTTCAAGAAGGCCTGTGAAAAGGCCAAGATGGCCCTGCTCGAACCGATCATGCTGGTCACCGTGGCCGTGCCCGACTCGTTCATGGGCGACGTCATCGGCGACCTGTCGTCGCGCCGGGGCAAGGTGCTCGGCTCCGACTCCCAGGCGGGCATCACCGAGGTCAAGGCCCACGTGCCCATGGCCGAGATGCTGCGCTACGCCCCGGACCTCAACTCCATGACCGGCGGCCAGGGCACCTTCTTCATGGAGTTCGCCGCTTACGAGGAATGCCCGCCCCAGGAGACCGAAAAGGTCATCGCGGCCAACAAGAAGCACGACGAGGAATAA
- a CDS encoding substrate-binding domain-containing protein: MSDDKKRLSRRKFMVGGGAALTTAFVPMGAHTAAAASQGTFAGGSLQVWSCGGLAEAFMPANAKFEQAMGGSISYTGAFAGALGKSLLGGSARTEVFAPRVLKLAQALKGQGKMLSFQPLCFTEYVLVTPKGNPAGIASIKDLKKDGVKTLCSPDSSPPGGAAAMGVLKKSGVVKEATANSIYLGSCVQHDVADVAAGKADAAVVERRITRLPRYREAFEVIPIPEEYFPAPPIPFTIGMMKWAENRDMAMAFIDFICGEEGQACFREAGFIPALSDEGRRLAEKYGVKDV; encoded by the coding sequence ATGTCGGATGATAAAAAACGGTTGAGCCGACGTAAATTCATGGTCGGCGGCGGGGCGGCGTTGACCACCGCCTTCGTGCCCATGGGCGCGCACACGGCTGCGGCCGCGTCGCAGGGAACCTTTGCCGGCGGGAGTCTGCAGGTCTGGTCCTGCGGCGGGCTGGCCGAGGCGTTCATGCCCGCCAACGCCAAGTTCGAACAGGCCATGGGCGGGTCCATCAGCTATACGGGGGCCTTTGCGGGAGCCCTGGGCAAGTCCCTGCTCGGCGGCAGCGCCAGGACCGAAGTCTTTGCTCCGCGCGTGCTCAAACTGGCCCAGGCCCTGAAAGGGCAGGGCAAAATGCTCTCCTTCCAGCCCCTGTGCTTCACCGAATATGTTCTGGTCACGCCCAAGGGCAACCCGGCCGGAATCGCTTCCATCAAGGACCTGAAGAAGGACGGCGTCAAAACCCTGTGCTCGCCGGACTCTTCGCCCCCCGGCGGGGCGGCCGCCATGGGCGTGCTCAAGAAGAGCGGGGTGGTCAAGGAGGCCACGGCCAACTCCATCTATCTGGGCTCCTGCGTCCAGCACGACGTGGCCGACGTGGCCGCGGGCAAGGCGGACGCGGCCGTGGTCGAACGCCGCATCACCCGCCTGCCGCGCTACCGCGAGGCCTTCGAGGTCATTCCCATCCCGGAGGAGTATTTCCCGGCCCCGCCCATCCCGTTCACCATCGGGATGATGAAGTGGGCCGAAAACCGGGACATGGCCATGGCGTTCATCGATTTCATCTGCGGGGAAGAGGGGCAGGCCTGCTTCCGGGAGGCCGGATTCATTCCCGCGCTGTCCGACGAGGGACGGCGCCTTGCCGAAAAGTACGGGGTGAAGGATGTCTAG
- a CDS encoding 4Fe-4S binding protein — protein sequence MSSTTAIRGARYWIRRLIQAVALFTIAEFSYYGIFRCPFAVPYVSCANCPVVQCPGKQLWLIVLLGILASGLLFGRAFCGYACPAGMLNELFSKVAVLRGKVRGKFAAVAGYGKYVAAAICAVLFFGMHNPRWAVPIRTGEFVNSTVLTFEHAFPLWLIRTSIVVGTLLLGLLIPYFFCRFLCPTGGVLEILGRFSPFKYRVADSCTDCGKCDRTCGLETRPERDNCTNCGECRSVCPVDAIHLGTAAKGRGPQSTA from the coding sequence ATGTCTAGTACCACCGCAATCAGAGGCGCCCGCTACTGGATCCGCCGTCTCATTCAGGCCGTGGCCCTGTTCACCATCGCGGAGTTCTCCTACTACGGGATATTCCGCTGTCCCTTTGCCGTGCCTTACGTCAGCTGCGCCAACTGTCCGGTTGTCCAGTGTCCGGGCAAACAACTCTGGCTGATCGTGCTCCTGGGCATATTGGCCTCGGGGCTGCTCTTCGGCAGGGCCTTTTGCGGTTACGCCTGTCCGGCAGGCATGCTCAACGAGCTGTTCAGCAAGGTGGCGGTGTTGCGCGGCAAGGTGCGCGGCAAGTTCGCGGCCGTGGCCGGGTACGGCAAGTACGTGGCCGCCGCGATCTGCGCGGTCCTGTTCTTCGGCATGCACAACCCGCGCTGGGCCGTGCCCATCCGCACCGGCGAGTTCGTCAATTCGACCGTGCTGACCTTTGAGCACGCCTTCCCCCTGTGGCTGATACGGACCTCGATAGTGGTCGGGACGTTGCTGCTCGGGCTGCTCATTCCCTACTTCTTCTGCCGCTTCCTGTGCCCCACGGGCGGCGTGCTGGAAATCCTTGGCCGGTTCTCGCCGTTCAAGTACCGCGTGGCCGACTCGTGCACCGATTGCGGCAAGTGTGACCGGACCTGCGGGCTGGAAACCCGGCCCGAGCGCGACAACTGCACCAACTGCGGTGAATGCCGGAGTGTGTGCCCGGTGGACGCCATCCATCTCGGCACCGCGGCCAAGGGGCGCGGTCCCCAATCGACCGCCTAG